The genomic DNA ctagtttcgtgccttcatgTAATCATCACCTTATGCCCGGAGAAGTGGGTTTCAGTTCGTGCAACATCTTTAAAACCGTACCAAGACAATGTCATTGTCTTTCGTTTAACATTTATCCTCCCTGAGGagatttttcttattttttaacACTGGTACCCATATATATTACTATTGTGTACCTGTGGTCCATCTGTCTAATTACAAGCTTTGGTATTCGTCCTAGACTGCATCCTCGGATCATCCTCCTCGAACACTTAAGCTTACCTTGCATATACAATACAATTAGTTTCTTTATATGAATACATAAGTACATGATTACATTCAATTCTACCTTcggatcttgatcgagtcttggattgtacgggttctttGTCTCAAGAGCTCAtgggtttgagttcaagtacttaccttcttgtacttgatttctctcaaaccagggctctgataccaacttgtaagacccaaaCACGTTTTAACCataaagacgcagcggaaatacaaGCCTTAGAATTTCTTTCTTTATAAACGTCTTGATATACTTGAAAGTCCAttttaaaataactcttttacAATAAATACATTCTTCGTTCTCATTTAGGATATAAAACATAACTTATGTTTACTAAATTACATAATCACACATTCCCCATACAATCTATTTTATGACTAGATCTTTGACCGTTTACACCTCGTGATGATGATCCGTGATTCCGTacaacctgcattcaccacatacattcacatCATTAGTACCTGGTGACATTATATATAATCTAAGGTCTATAATTGTAGAATCACGCTGCCTTCTATCCTCATATGCATTCCACTGGGTTATCTTATTGAATTCCAGCATTTCATCTTGGTGTTTAACCTTCAATAAGTCAACAAAAATGTACCTTTATTTCATTTCATTCTCAAAGATAACCCAGTTAGCATCGTTAATACTCATGTATATTTACaccatacatacatgcatacatacatccAAGTCTCGCTCATTCGAATACATATGGGTCAATAACACGCTTACATATTATTTAATCCAACTCTTTCGAGTATGATAAATCCTACTTCATACACCTACCCCTCTATCCAAACTCTTCCATACAACTTACATTCTCACATATTCATACTAACAATTCTTTATCACAATCTACTATACATATAAGTCTCGTACATAGCAACCTACGTGTATACTCAATTCTATTCGTGTTTACTAATAGGTTCCATCTACTAGTATACAATTAATCTATTCATACATTCCTACATATTTATTTTGTTCCCACACATATTTGCATACACGCCTCATTCTTACTTGTACCTCATAAACACTCTTTAATGAGTTTGGGGTTCAATTCCGGAGCTTAAAAATGAGTTCTATAATCATCCGTACCTTACAAAACTATTTGGTAAGGTTGGGGTACATTATGGAAGTTTAacggggcttgggaatgggtcTACGGGGTCCGAAATCGAAGAAAAAATGAAGAGACGGGGCTGCTGGCGCGTAGACAGCAATTTAGGGCGTCGACGACGCTGCCCCTGCAGCACCGACACTGGATTTCATTCTTTTTGACGTCTCGACCCCCGTTCGTGCATCCCGAACTTCCCAAATCGTATAATAACATTATTACAAGCCCCCAAATAATTCTAACAGTTAACCTCATGTCTCCATAATCAAATCTATACTTTTATCATACATTCTTGATTTTGACTCGTTTGATTTTACCAAGTTATTTCCGACATAGTTAACTACTTAGGCCCGCTACAACAATACTTAACTTAGTACTATGATGACCTAAACATTCTTATATGAGTCCCACACCATAACATCCAAATTCCACATCCGACACATACTTTctacattttgacccgtttgaactTAATAAGAGTTTTTATTCATAACTAATGCACATATTACCTAATACGACCTTACTTACTTTCGTTCTACCATTACTACCCATCCTTTCATGATtcccatatttttttttttgcaatcaaaactCATTATATGATAATAAATTTAGTTCGGAAATCACTTACGTTATGCGTCCGTATTCGAATTCGCTTCCCTgcctcctcttgacccgttagctcTCCATGCTTAAGTCCGTGCTAATATTGTTCATATCCTTTCATGTCACCACATTCATATCATGGTTAGCATATATGCTCATTGATACAAACATTCATTTCTTTCCATGCATACATTATTTTTCTTGCATTAGTCAACTACTGCATACATATGACATACACTAATGGTCGCTTTGTTTCACATTCATGTAACTCAATTATCATCATACACATCCAATAAATCATCTAGTGCATAACATATGACTTCTCTACTCGTAATTGTGCCCGAAAGCCTAACCATGCTTCTAATGCATTGTTGACTTTGTGAATGTCAATTGTCCTACTTTCATACTTTCAACTTATGAACACACACTCATAATGAAATGGCGGACCGTAGTAATAACATCATATGCGTTTCATACTCGTGTTATATCGCCCTTATAACTACATGATCACTTAgttacatatataatatacacataatcaatttttacacatgttaatgctttcataattCTACATTTGACAACCACATACAAAGTTAGTCAATTTAACGTAATCATAACATCATTCCTAACAACCAATCAATCAAACACATGGTGAGCATTACACCATTCAAGCACATGGTACAAGCTTCTAATGCATAATCTTGGTCAAATCATATAACCAACCAAAAATCCTTCATGTATTCCATTTGAAATACAATCCTCATGTTTAGTTTATTACCAACTACATCATATACACATCCTATACATTTTCACCCATTACTTGCATCCAATCTCATCTAGTAATCTCACCTAGACATTTTATCATACACTTTGTGTGCGTACAAATTTTTAAGcctaatgtacaagtatttcatgCTCTTCTTCCTTCTTATCACTTTcattcatccaaaacaactaaaTATCAATTAAATTCATGTCATGCTCAATTTATCTAATAACAATTCATCACATACAATATGATACACCCGAATTGCATAAGGATTGGTCATAGTGATACACCCATGTTaccatcttcatcatcaccatGTGGGTTTTATGTCGAAACATCAAATTACTTGAAATTGTTCATACCTAAAGTTTTATTTGGTGATTCTAACACACCTTCATACTTAAATTCATACAAATTCAAGAATTTATCATAAACCCACTTCATACCTTATCACCAAATCAAAAactacaacttaccacatgtttgttaGGTTGAGATGATAAGGAATCCTCATTCATGCAAAGCTTTATCATCTAATTTGATCTTGATTTGGGGGAATTTATGATGGATTGAATCAAGGGAGTTCTTGCTCTCCCTCTCTCTAAAcacgacatacatacacacacactaaCTAGTGTTTTGATTTTATTAACTTTTAATTCAACTTGCTAGATTTGGTCCCTTATGTTTAccattttatttttacttggtcATAACTTATCTATTTAGTAAACAATAACCCTAACCAAGTTAGCTAGTCTTACTTATTTATTTCATGTCATATCCCAAGAAGCCTTACCGGTTAATTAAGCACTTgggtttttggggcgttacatgtGGCATGTATATAATCTGAAACGTAGTTTTTTTTCATCGAATTCTAGTTGGAATTAGGGTGCAGGTGACCTGACGCCATATCCAGCTATTGAGGAcgggaaggggggggggggtttcagGATCGAGCTTTGTTTTAGCCGTCGAGCATGAAGACGGGGGTGCTTGCTTGGCTTTAGATATGATTACTAACTATTAGGTTAAGTATAACACtttaaaagggttatattttgaCTCATCAATTTTTGGGTTTTTGAAGTTAATGATCAGGATTTACCCTTGTTTTGTTATGTAACTGTTATGTACGTATGGTTATTAGGATGATATTAaactattgtgtatgaatagtgGTATTTAATGATGAAATTTAAGTGGTAATGATGACTTTGATAGTAACTTTGATGTGCTTAGGATCAAATGACTTCAAATGCTACATATTAGGATCAAATGACTTTGATGTGCCAATAGCATTTTGATATGCTTAGGATCAATTGTAGCATTTTCATGTTGGGTGCATCAGAAAATGGTTGTCAATGAAGAACTTGTGTCCCATTTGCAAAGCATAATCCATGAAACAGAAATAAGTGAGTATGACTTGTTTGTATCTTATTGATGTAAATACATGTTGGTGGATTTGAATAATCTGGTAAACATTGCGCATCCATGACAATCATGGTGTAGTGTCCGTGGTTAATTTATTAGgttgtgtatgtatatatttatatatatgctAATTAATGGAAATTATGTCAAATTCAAAATGTTTATTTATTGTAAATGTAATCTCATTTGTTGATTTTTATTTAGGTATCAATAGCTTGTTTATTCATTGAGAATTCACTTAAACGTCCCAAAAGGAAATTACATAGAAATTACAATGGGTATTGTATGCACATAAGGCTTTCACCATGAAATGTTggttggttctttttttatcgTATACACATAAGGCTGTTGCTTTTTCAAATGACTGCTGCACATCAGGGTCAAGGATTTCACCATGAAATGTTTGCTGCATAATGGTTGTTTGTAGCAGAATTTAAATTGATGGTATAATATATTTGATGAGGGTGTAAGGAGCATAGGATTAGTCTTTTGTATTAAGTATTGTATGCAACATTGATAATTCAAACCCACTTCAAGTTCGATAAGTCAAACCCAATTGAAATTATAAGGTCAAACCTAGTTCAAATTCTAAAAGTCAAACCCAGTCCAAATTCAGAAGCGTCAATGCCATCACAAATGTTTGGATTACCAGTTGAAGCCCAAATTTGGATTCAGCTGGTAATCACTTATTGTTATTAGTAACATCATTAAATATTAGATTAGGGAGCTTATTTGCCTTCAACCTTTAATTACTAGATTTAGGTAATACTTTTGAAATTGGAGGGATGATATCAAGTATAACTATAGGGACTGAAATGGTAAGTAAAGTTGTtgggggtattttagtcttttcacACGAATTTAAACAACCATTAAACACCAAGGACTTGATTGATTCCAATTGACAACCACAGGGAGGGACTGGAGTGATCGTTTTTTTTTGTCAAATAGGGATTGTATCTGAGAATGGGTGTAAatcacagggactgaaattgtaCTTTACTCTAGTTAATAATAATtgtaaaaaattgaaaataatttAGCTATGTTGATTACATATGTTAGTTTGCCGCATTGAATAATATGGCATCGGATCACATAAATGACAAAATTTTGTGCGAGTGTACAAGACATCTTAGGATTGATAAGTGTCCTTTTCAGTTTTAGGAAGGAAAGGTGTTATGGCCATTTTCCCTGGAACCTACTTCACTCCCGATTTTCAAATGGCTATAACTTTTCTATACGATAATATTTTAAAAAAGTTATACCatattaacgagcatttcattctctttaatttgagcaACATATTGCTGTAGTTTTcttattttaaaaaattatatttttaagcTATAAAATTATGTGATTTGTGTAATGTTACGTGATTATGTTTTAGTACGTAATTACGTACCATATGTGCAAGCAGTAACAAATGCTCAATATGACACTACATCTATAATCACATACCATATGTAACAAGTGTAATGTTACGTGATTATGTATCAGTACGTAATTACATAATTATAGTTTTTCATTGTATAATGTTTTTTTTCATTGAAGTTATGCTTTTATGTGATTATACATTTAATATGATGAGAACTTAATTTTTTTATGCTATTACGTGATTAGATCTGTAATATAAGTCTTTACGTGATTATAGATGTAATGTTACATTGAGCATTTGTTCCTGCTTGCATACATGGTACATGATTATTACATTAAGCATTTGTTATTGCTTTGCACACCTAGTACATGATTATTACATTGAGTATATGTTACTACTTTTACACACATGGTACGCGATTCTAGATTTAGGTATACTTTGAGTATTTGGTACGTGATTTACTGATCATTTTGGTACGTAATTATAGATGCAGTGTTACATTGATCATTTGTTACTATTTGCGGTGCATGATTTAAGTATTCATTGGATGTTCCAATATGTAATTACATACTGgaacataatcacgtaacgttacacaatcACATAAATTTATAGcttatatttttttaaagaaaactatAACAATAACATACTCAAATTAAAaagaatgaaatgctcgttaatacgatgtatttttttttaaatattatcaTATGAAAAAattatagccgtttgaaaattAAGGGGGGAAGGAATTCAAGTGAGAAAAGAACAGAatactcttttttatttttttcaattaTTTCATCCTGTAAATTACGTAATTGCCACCTCTTAAATTTTAGACCTCGATCTTGGGAGATCAACAATTAAAAGCCTCATCTATCATTCGTACAAGAATATTCTCTTGTATGGTAACTATCAAATTAAGTGTAACTAAAACAACGaattaatttttaaaaaacaaaaatatttatATCGTTGACTACAAGAACGACCTATCAATAGCGGCGACACGTCATATGTCGCCACTATTGATTCGATCCGGACGCGGTGTCCCCCAACTATCTTGTAGTTTTTTACCTTTTATGCAATTTTAGGATGTTAAGTATCATGTTTATTTAGTTAGTTTGTATTGCggaaaactggaaatggttagtTTGTGTACTCAGATAACTGGAAATATTGCAAATGCAGAAAAAAAAGACTTTTAGCGGCAACAGTGTCACCCCTTTTGATAGAAGTCTTTAGCGACAAACACATATAGTAACGtcgtgtcgccgctaaaagtggtAACCCTTTAGCGACAACAAGAACTTTTAGCCGCAACAAAGAGCAATAGTGACTAAGCAATAGCGTCACAGATCAAAtcttttagcggcgacatgttGCCGCTAATACCTTTAGCGGTGCAGATCAAACCCTTTAGCAGCGGCATATTGCCACTTTTTTGTAGTGGCTAACGATTAATCTAGATTCCAGGGGAAACAAATGGAGGAAGATTTAAAGTGTTTGTAAAATTAGGAATTTATGTTATCACTAAGATATGAAACAATCGTTTATTTTAGGGTGAGGGTATTGATACATCCTTATTTTTTAAGTGCACACCCCCGAGAGGCAGTGTATAGGGCTATGAGAGGAGTATAAGGTGTGAAAGCATTAAATGTGTCAGAAAATGTGAATCTATTCGCCTCTCATTGGCCTATGAATGGCGTATAAGATGGTGGTAGTTGAAGCATTAAATCCTATACGCCTCTCATTGCCCTATGAGCGGCGTACAGGTACGATGTTCAAGGAATTTAAGGTATAAATACTAACAGGAAGCAAGTTCAGACTGAAAAGTCTTAAAAGGTGACTTGTATACGCGCTTATTGACCTATACGCGACTTAACGTCTGAGAAAATGTTATTATTCCAAACATACATGAATTATTTCATTCAAATGTTGAAAACTCACAAAATAATGATGAAAATTCACAAATAAAAACGTCGGTTGAAACCGTGAAGCGTAAAGATGTCGTCTTGGAACATTGGTTATGTTTTTGGCGAAGATTCGAACTAGTCATACGTTTCCAAAAGCATTTGGTTATCCGGCGTTGATCGAGGTGAGGAGGAGGTTGTATCTGTGCCTTGTTGTGATGACGGGGGTGTGCGTCCCGTGTTGCCTGATTTGAACCAGGTATTTGTAGATGAGGCAGAACCATCTTACATGGCCCAAAGTTATCCGCAACACAAATGTGGGACTTACCATTCGTATACGAAAAACCAACACAAGTTAGAGTACGAGGAAGGTGCTAAGGACTTTGAGGAAAATGATAACGAAGTTGAGGAAGGTGTAATGCACTTTGTTAATGTGATCACGACGATGAGGAAGGTGTTGACGACGACGAAGGTGCTAACGAGGAAGGTGTTGACAATGACGAAGGTGCTAATGACCAGAAAACAACAAAAAAGGTATGACATAACCGTCAATTATGTGTTATTCGTTATATataatgtttatataattttaGAGTGAAAAAACTAATTTTGTATATGTGTTATCCGTTATATATAATGTTTATTAGGTATGAAAAAACTAGAAAATGTATGATCCGACTCGATCCTAACCTGAACCCGACCCGAAATTTCATACAAACCCGAAAATTGTATCATACATATAAACCCGACCCGACCCTGACCCGACCCGAAATTTCATACAAACCCGACCCGAAATTTCATACAAACCCGAAAATTGTGTCATACATATTAACCCGACCTGACCCTAACCAGAACCCGACCCGAAATTTCATACAAACCCGAAAATTGTGTCATACGTATTAACCCGACGACCCGACCCTAACCCGACCCGAAATTTCATACAAACCCGAAATGATGGCGGGTCAGGCCGATACGATGGCGAGCTGGACACAATAGTTTCAGCGGATGGGTAGGCAGATGGACCAGATGGAGTGGGTGATGGCTAGTGAGGCCGAGAGACGTACCCAGGCGGGGTTGGCGATTCGACCCCCGCCACGTCCACGAGTGTATTCGGATACCGACATGGAGGCAGGCCCGTCCGGGACGCAGGCAGGCCCGTCCGGGACGCAGGCAGGCCCGTCCGGGACGCAGGCAGGCCCGTCCGCTACGCAGATCCCTATGACAGGTGGTGGTGATGATTCTGAAGACAGCGATGACACATGGCGTCGGAGTAGTATTTCTATGTTTCGTCTGGTGAACTTTACTGTCAAAATTTATGGTAACTTAATGTTTATTTATTTTGGTTATGTTTTGGGCATGTATGAACAAatatttatttctttttgttATGTTGAAGAACTTGATGAGTGTTTGTTCCTTTTGTTATTTATGCTTAGTTGTTTGCCCCGTGGTTTTTTTATAAACGTTTGTTCTCGActtattaaaaaaacatttttctaaaagcTGAATATTACTACCAATGAAAAATACCAAGACAAACAACACAAAAAAAATCCAACTGATTATCAAACAAGTTTCCCTCTTGCGAACAACCCTTGAATGATTGTCTTCCAATTCTGCGACTTACAATTTATACATTCGAACATCCTCTTTCAAATCCTTGACTTGGTCTTCAAGCACAACCTTTGAATCCATCACTCCTTTGATGACCACACATGACCGATTCACAAGGGAGGATCGTGCCACGCAAAGAATTTGCACCTAGAATGCTAAAGCGGAAGACAAATTAGTGTTTCAAAGTGTAAAAAAAATAGTGCTTAAAAAGCATACCATTTGAGAGCAAGTGTAAAATTGACGTCCGAGATTAGTTTCAGTCAAAGATATTTCTAGTGCAGCTGGCCTACCACATTTGCAAAGAATCATTGTGATTGTGAAGATGGAAACGAATTATTACAACTTCTCATACGTATCACAAGTTAAAAAAAACGTCTATACGCCGCTCATAGGGCAATGAGAGGCGTATAGATATACGGACTCTGACACCATTTCAGGTTATACGGTGCGTATAAGGTGTTGAGGGCCGTATATACTTAACTTTTCTGAAAAGTTGGCAGAAAATGAACTTCTATACACCTCTCATTGACCTATGAGCGACGTATTGAAGTTTCGTTTCCTTTTATAGCTAAAACCAAGATCCTCAATGAAAGTGCATACGAAAAGTGGTTGTGGACCACACGAGAGGAACTCTGGACCACACGATGACGATCCAGAAGTGCACACACACGCACGGATTCTTTGTCTCTCGTATAGTTCTCGCTTTCTTATCTCTCTCTACAATCTAAATATTCAAGGTTAGtttgtatttcatattttatgATTAATCTTCAatcttttatgtttttttggttttattttgcCCGTTTGTGGTGGTGTTGGGGTTGTGGTTGTTGTTTTTTGTATTGGGGTTTGACGGTGGTTAGGGTTTAACGGTGGGGCTGCGGTGGTTGTGGTGGGTGGGCTGTGGAGGTGAATCAAACGGTGGTAGGTGTTTGACTTGGTTAGGGTTGGGTGGTGGGGTTGCGATGGTTAGGGTTTGACGGTGGTTAAGGTTTGATGGTGGTGGAGATTGACGGTGGTTATGGCTGCGGTGGTTAGGGTTTGAAGGTGGTGGAGATTGACGTTGGTTAGGGTTTGACGGTAGTGGGGTTTGACAGTGGTTATGGTTtgatggtgggtggtggtagTAGGTCGgctgtggggggggggggtcggctgtggtggcggtggtgggggGCTGTTGTGGTGGTGGGTaggatgtggtggtggtggtgggtcggctgtgatgatagtggtggtgggtcggctgtggtgatggtggtgggtcaGCTGAGGAGGTGGATGAGGTGGTTAAGGGTAGTGGTGGGCTATAGTGGTGCCGTGGTGGGTGTGGTGGTGCTTGGAtttattttttacaatatatttttgaATGCCGAGTCAAACGCTATAATTGTATGTTTTATTAATAGGATATCGAAATTCGGTGTTTTGACGGTGGTGGTAGCGTAATCCTTATGGAAAAGTACACTGTGTTTATATTTCAGCTTGAAACGCTTACCTGCGTTCGTATTTTAGATTCATGCACTAGAACGTCGATCTAGGATTATGTGTGATTGGAGTGGACTACATTGTGCTAAGCTCCTAGTGACGCTAGCCAACAAAGTTTGCCCCGTTGCATGTACTTCCAAGAGAGGCATTCATTAATGTTCTCATAAGGTATCCACCAACAGGAATGCTACTGCACCGCCATCCCGAGATGGCGCGCCAGATTGGACGGTGGTTAATAAAGGAAATACTGACTTCCCTGCCCCAACCACCTCCTACATTGTGCCTCTTCATGTGGTAGTTAGGAAGTGGAAAGCCCGTTGGAAGCTAGGGTACATGTATACAATTTAAAGATAGTCGGCCTGACTTGGTATTTGGGTGTTACACCCATCGTTTTCCTGTGCAATAATTTAAGAATATGTAATAATTagcgatttagggtttagggttgcAAGAATTTAAAAATATGTAACAATTAGCGATTTAGGGTTTAGTCATTACATTTTGTATGAAAGTGACATTTTTTGTGTATTAATATAAACTGATGTTTAATTACATTTTGAATTACGTTTCTTTATTGCGTTATGGTTAATAAATGACAAGTGAAAAataattaaagacataataatacttaataaataaaaaccttgacattttataatatatacaattcaatttataaaaacattttataaaaaaaatttgacatttaataatacttataaaaatttgacattttataataTAAGGTggggatcctgtacattaatccagaagtgtgagaagtgtattataacactatatataatactatataacaccatatagtAACACTGTATggcactatataacaatatataacactatacatctatcatagacatgctatcagacaaactatagtgttatatttgttatatagtgttacatagtgttatatggtgttatatggtgttacatattgttatacggtgtttatatggtgttagaTAGTCTTATATATAGTGTTCTCACACTTccggattaatgtacaggatcctcaatcttataatatatataatttattttcataaaaatacgaagtttttattaataatatttaataaaaaaacatatgtacatttttttattaaaaaacgaTGATATTTTCTACTAATAAAAACATGACGTTTTATAATATTAACACATTTTTTATAAgaacattttattaaaaaaatctaTAAATTTTCTTATATAAATATTTCACAACTTCCCCATACTAAAACATccataatattaaataaagttcCATATAGTACATCGAAATCATCGTGCAATCATTGGTTGACACCCAATGATTAACATTAATTAGATGGGCTAGAAGCAGTCGTATAGGGCTATGAGGGGCGTATGGGTGGACCTATTTTTAGACGTATAGGGCAATGAAGGGAGTATAGGGTCGGGGGATGTGTAGATACTTTTGAAGGGATGTGTGGATAACCCTCCGTTATTTTATGTCTGACGATCGAACAAAACAATTATCAAATACTAATAGTTTTGTTTATTTGGCATATAAAACTAATAATATGAGATTACTTTTTGTATTTTACACATTTTTAATAATGACGATGAAAGTTAATAAACTGATCTATGTTGATTTTTGACATAGATACCTTATCTGAAAATGCTTGGGATTCAAACAAATGATATATTATTGACAATGTCTATCCAGAGGATTAAAATAAGGAAAAATGCATATTGGAGAAAAATCAACTATTTGTATCCATGTAAATTTCGTTGCATTTATCTCTTTTGCAACTGACAAACAAGTAGTCGCGTACGTATTGACTAGTATCATGAATTAATGTGAACGCGTGATTGATGGGAGCTTCAATCTGAACCTGGGAAAAATCTTAGTCAATGCATGGTAACTTACCAGGATGTATAGCTTATACATGCATGGTAACTTACCAGGATATATAGGTTATATATACATGTTAGCCAATAACGTTATCACCACAAAAACCAGTTTTATTGGACTTGATTTCATTTCTTCATCCTCAAAGTTCACTTTACGCAAAAACTTATCAGGCTTTTCATTCAACTTGTGTTTGTAATCATCAATGGCTATGGTTATTGAGACTGCTTTAAAGCTCGCATTCGGCGAGTTACTGAGCGTAGTTGTAGCGCAAACTATGCAAAGTGTCAAGATCAAAACCCTACTCAAACGTGTTAAAACTACCCTAAAAAGTATAGAGCCCATCTTTTTTGAAATCTGGAGATTGAGAAAAGTATTGGATCGTCCTGAAGAAGAAACCACAATGTTCATCTCTCATCTCGAAGAAGGGAAAGAGCTCATTGTTAAGTACTCGAGGATCAAGTTCTGGAATATTTACCAAAAATTTGTTTATTCCAATAAGCTGATTCGACTTAACAATGACCTCTTGTGGTTCTTCCAGATAGAACTGCAGGGGAATTCGTTGAGCACTAGTATGCGAAGTTTAATTGGGATCCATGATTTATCAGACAAAATGGATCAATTACTTTCAGCTATGACAACTCATGCGCGTGCTAATGACCGTTCATGCAGAGTTCCACGGCTTCCTGAACATATTGTTGGGTTCAAGTTGCACCTTGAAGAGTTGAAGCGTAGGCTGCTCAATTATGACACCGAAGTGTTGGTGGTTTCGGGTCCTGGAGGTTGTGGAAAGACTACTCTCGCGAAGATGCTTTGTCATGACAATGAAATGAAAGGTACCAATATATGTTTGATATGTTGTTTATTAAAAACAATGTTTATTAATATTAAGTTCTTTATTAATGCATTTATACTTTGACAGAAATATTTGGTGAGAATATCCTTTATGTTACAGTCTCTAGACAATCCAGTCTTAAGATCATTATGGAAAAAATATTTGAGCATTATGGCGAAAATCATTGTGAGTTTCAAACCGACGAAGAAGGAAGGAATCATCTTGAAAAACTGATAAATCAAATGGGATCAAATAAAATGTTACTAGTCTTGGATGATGTGTGGTCTGAATCAGAGTCCATTATTCAAGATCTTATGTTCCAAATACAAGGATGCAAAGTTTTGGTCACATCAAGATTCTTGTTTCCAAGGTTTAGTTCCACTTATGAGTTGAGCTTGTTGAATTATGAAGATGCAAGAACTCTTTT from Helianthus annuus cultivar XRQ/B chromosome 7, HanXRQr2.0-SUNRISE, whole genome shotgun sequence includes the following:
- the LOC110866659 gene encoding probable disease resistance protein At5g66900, producing MAMVIETALKLAFGELLSVVVAQTMQSVKIKTLLKRVKTTLKSIEPIFFEIWRLRKVLDRPEEETTMFISHLEEGKELIVKYSRIKFWNIYQKFVYSNKLIRLNNDLLWFFQIELQGNSLSTSMRSLIGIHDLSDKMDQLLSAMTTHARANDRSCRVPRLPEHIVGFKLHLEELKRRLLNYDTEVLVVSGPGGCGKTTLAKMLCHDNEMKEIFGENILYVTVSRQSSLKIIMEKIFEHYGENHCEFQTDEEGRNHLEKLINQMGSNKMLLVLDDVWSESESIIQDLMFQIQGCKVLVTSRFLFPRFSSTYELSLLNYEDARTLFCYSAFPSDRIPINVTDDLMNKIVKFCKGLPLALTVVGASLCGQPVLKWKTTLKKWSESGSILQSNINILHSLKSSVDALDELSIAKECFLDLGSFPEAERISAMVLMDMWVELYNLDDEGMHTSETLHELSLRNLINLVPLRKYAGELDGYCNELFVTQHDLLRELAIHMSSQEPIVERKRLFVDIHRNEFPTWWISETEQPINARILSISTDEEFGSMWYDLKAPKIEVLILNIRSTKYTLAEFIKRMDQLKFLTITSYSDYPSQLHNLYLMSVYPT